From the genome of Thermogutta terrifontis, one region includes:
- a CDS encoding MBL fold metallo-hydrolase RNA specificity domain-containing protein: protein MKLQFLGANRQVTGSQYYLRVGQTRLLIDCGMFQERQYLDRNWEPLPVPPREIDALLLTHAHLDHCGLIPKLVRDGFRGKIYTTAASADLAEIILRDSAHIQVEDAAYKKKRHRKEGRTGKHPEIPLYDETDVERALPYFQPIPYHEPIQLNGVTARFLDAGHVLGSAFLVLDAVENGRRRRIVFSGDLGMRDRPILRDPETIDQVDYLIIESTYGDREHDHGPSVMEQLTRVVKETSARGGHVVIPVFALERAQELLFYFSRLYREGKLPPLPIFLDSPMAVRITEVFRRHRECLDEETQALIDADESPFSFPNLHLVSTVEESKQINTISVPSVIMATSGMCTAGRIKFHLRHNIVRPESTILFVGYQARGTLGRQILDGNPQVRIHGKEWPTRARIEQIHGLSGHADRPALLSWLSEIKQPPKSVFITHGEENASLSFAETLRSRFGWRASVPEYMDEVELE, encoded by the coding sequence GTGAAACTTCAATTTCTTGGCGCAAACAGGCAGGTCACAGGGTCGCAGTATTACCTGCGGGTAGGACAAACTCGTCTCCTAATTGACTGCGGCATGTTCCAAGAAAGACAGTATCTTGATCGCAACTGGGAACCCCTCCCTGTTCCCCCCAGAGAAATTGATGCACTCCTTCTCACACACGCCCATTTGGATCATTGCGGCCTGATCCCCAAATTGGTTCGCGACGGCTTCCGCGGAAAGATTTACACCACGGCGGCCTCGGCCGATCTTGCCGAGATTATCCTCCGCGATTCAGCCCATATCCAGGTGGAAGATGCCGCCTACAAAAAGAAGCGCCACCGCAAGGAAGGTCGCACCGGCAAACATCCGGAAATTCCCCTCTATGATGAAACCGATGTGGAGCGGGCCTTGCCGTATTTCCAGCCCATCCCGTACCACGAACCGATTCAGTTGAATGGAGTAACCGCACGCTTTCTGGATGCGGGCCACGTGCTCGGCTCCGCATTTCTCGTGCTTGATGCGGTCGAGAACGGTCGGCGACGGCGGATTGTATTTTCCGGGGATCTCGGCATGCGAGACCGCCCTATTCTCAGGGATCCCGAAACCATCGACCAGGTTGACTATCTCATCATAGAGTCCACCTACGGTGATCGGGAACACGATCACGGTCCGAGCGTCATGGAACAGCTTACGCGGGTGGTCAAAGAAACCTCGGCCCGAGGAGGCCATGTTGTGATTCCCGTTTTCGCCCTCGAACGGGCACAGGAACTCCTCTTTTACTTCAGTCGCCTCTACCGTGAAGGCAAACTCCCGCCCTTGCCGATTTTTCTGGACAGCCCAATGGCAGTACGTATCACCGAGGTGTTTCGACGCCATCGAGAATGCCTCGATGAAGAGACGCAAGCCCTGATTGACGCGGACGAATCACCGTTCAGTTTTCCCAACCTGCATCTTGTTTCCACAGTGGAGGAATCGAAACAGATCAACACCATAAGCGTTCCCTCTGTCATTATGGCGACATCGGGAATGTGCACGGCAGGGCGAATCAAGTTTCACCTGCGGCACAATATCGTGCGGCCGGAATCGACAATCCTATTCGTGGGCTACCAGGCAAGGGGAACACTGGGACGGCAAATACTCGACGGTAACCCTCAGGTTCGAATCCACGGCAAAGAGTGGCCGACTCGTGCCCGCATCGAGCAAATCCACGGTCTTTCTGGACATGCTGATCGTCCTGCCCTGCTGAGCTGGCTCTCGGAAATCAAGCAACCCCCAAAATCGGTGTTCATTACCCACGGTGAAGAAAACGCGTCGCTCTCTTTCGCCGAGACGCTCCGCAGTCGGTTCGGATGGCGAGCAAGCGTGCCAGAATACATGGACGAGGTGGAGCTGGAATAG
- a CDS encoding type I phosphomannose isomerase catalytic subunit: MEPLFFEPFLREQIWGGRQLGSVLGKPLPNEGWYGESWEISAHPFHVSQVKGGRFEGWSLTELWSAFKRELWGEGREPPEEFPWLIKFLDCRDYLSVQVHPDDALAGILCPPEKGKFEVWTVVEAEPGAKIFAGLKAGVNPDELRDALQRKEPETCLHELTPRVGDVVVMPPGTVHSAGGGVLVAEVQTPSDATFRLYDWNRTDRNGLPRPLHIEEALRAINWDQGPCSVVKPREIYRDTGAVGELLVEGPTFVLRRWILSPGAGLLISRHMLAVWLVLLGSGELLVGDSAFPMNRGDSVLIPGSCPHARWKSTSPGRAILLSCHPV; encoded by the coding sequence ATGGAGCCGCTTTTTTTTGAACCGTTTTTACGGGAACAGATTTGGGGGGGCCGACAGCTCGGGTCGGTGTTGGGGAAGCCTCTTCCGAATGAGGGTTGGTATGGAGAGTCGTGGGAGATAAGCGCCCATCCGTTTCACGTCAGTCAGGTTAAGGGAGGCCGTTTTGAAGGTTGGTCCCTCACCGAGCTTTGGTCAGCCTTCAAGAGGGAATTGTGGGGTGAGGGACGCGAACCACCGGAGGAGTTTCCCTGGCTCATCAAGTTTTTGGATTGCCGGGATTATCTTTCCGTTCAGGTCCATCCCGACGATGCCCTTGCCGGGATTCTGTGCCCGCCTGAGAAAGGTAAGTTTGAGGTGTGGACCGTCGTGGAGGCGGAGCCAGGGGCGAAGATCTTTGCCGGTCTTAAGGCGGGTGTGAATCCCGACGAGCTTCGTGACGCCCTTCAACGAAAAGAACCAGAGACGTGCCTCCACGAATTGACACCCCGCGTGGGTGATGTGGTCGTCATGCCCCCGGGAACCGTCCATTCCGCTGGGGGCGGGGTCCTGGTGGCAGAGGTGCAGACGCCCAGTGACGCAACATTTCGGCTCTATGATTGGAACAGGACGGACCGAAATGGGCTTCCAAGACCCCTTCACATTGAAGAGGCTCTTCGCGCGATCAACTGGGATCAGGGCCCCTGCTCCGTTGTGAAACCGCGGGAAATCTATCGCGATACGGGTGCGGTGGGAGAACTCCTCGTCGAAGGCCCTACATTTGTTTTGCGGCGATGGATCCTTTCGCCGGGGGCCGGTCTTTTGATCAGCCGCCATATGCTGGCGGTCTGGCTGGTGCTGCTTGGCAGCGGCGAACTTCTCGTGGGTGACTCGGCATTCCCAATGAATCGGGGTGACAGCGTTTTGATTCCCGGGAGTTGTCCCCATGCCCGCTGGAAATCGACCTCTCCCGGACGGGCAATCTTGCTTTCGTGTCATCCCGTGTGA
- a CDS encoding isoprenyl transferase: protein MKSSPGKSDSNFEVPPEKRPRHIAAIMDGNGRWAQRRGLPRIEGHRHGVAAVRRTVEECVRLGIEYLTLYCLSSENWKRPKSELDFLLRLLEQYIVEERQTFLENNVRVVVIGKREGIPSHVQREIDKTVEMTADQTGLCLCLAVNYGGRAEILDAVRAIAAKVAEGQLSPNDIDEATFSAHLYTAGMPDPDLLIRTAGELRVSNFLLWQISYAELWVTDVCWPDFDENLLRQAIRDYARRVRRFGGLAVSPS, encoded by the coding sequence ATGAAATCATCGCCAGGCAAAAGCGATTCTAACTTTGAGGTCCCGCCCGAAAAGCGACCCCGCCACATAGCGGCGATCATGGATGGAAACGGGCGCTGGGCCCAACGCCGGGGTCTCCCGCGGATTGAAGGGCACCGCCATGGTGTCGCTGCCGTTAGGCGTACCGTGGAAGAGTGCGTCCGGCTCGGCATTGAATATCTGACACTTTATTGCCTATCCAGCGAAAACTGGAAAAGGCCCAAAAGCGAGCTCGACTTTCTCCTAAGGTTGCTGGAGCAATACATCGTTGAAGAACGTCAAACTTTTCTGGAAAACAACGTGCGTGTGGTGGTTATCGGAAAGCGGGAAGGGATTCCATCTCATGTTCAGCGGGAGATCGATAAAACAGTCGAAATGACGGCTGATCAGACCGGGCTGTGTCTGTGTCTGGCAGTTAACTACGGAGGGCGTGCGGAGATTCTCGACGCAGTCCGTGCAATCGCGGCCAAGGTGGCTGAAGGACAGCTCAGCCCGAACGACATCGACGAAGCAACCTTCTCCGCCCATCTCTATACGGCCGGGATGCCTGATCCTGATTTGTTGATTCGGACAGCCGGCGAATTGCGAGTCAGTAATTTTTTGCTTTGGCAGATCAGTTACGCAGAGCTCTGGGTGACCGACGTCTGTTGGCCAGATTTTGATGAAAACCTGCTGCGGCAGGCCATCCGTGATTATGCGCGACGGGTGCGCCGGTTTGGGGGGCTGGCGGTTTCCCCAAGTTGA
- a CDS encoding sugar ABC transporter substrate-binding protein — protein MRNDTCQCRPDTNAETTSLDVSRREWLAAAGVSGMLGLVGVLGCQPAKVVEEAQKGRRLRAAFSNAGLAGTWNKLGYDAAKLWGDLLNVEVVWFDGEFNGQRQREKIELAAAEDWDFCAFQAHQIDILAEPCRRLKARGIPIIGMDTLIVPENQLFETGVLVYVTPDHVKMAEQSTQYMVDKIGGKGKVIHIGGQSEHSGAQDRARGFQNVISKYPEIEVVGGGVRWCDWQTEKARNTFEVLLEQTQDRIAGAFFHNDDMALACVPSLKGTRHEGMVVTGVDGQRPGLLGVRDGLLAATSVNPAAMIHMYALVIGQFIVRNQEKFDRLLKIVLPCPLVSKESGNLDAMLYLSDPKHCLV, from the coding sequence ATGCGCAATGATACTTGCCAGTGCCGGCCCGACACAAATGCCGAGACAACCTCGCTGGATGTATCCCGTCGCGAGTGGCTTGCCGCCGCGGGGGTGAGCGGCATGCTTGGGCTGGTCGGTGTTCTGGGCTGCCAACCTGCTAAGGTTGTGGAGGAGGCTCAAAAAGGCCGCCGTTTGCGAGCCGCGTTTTCGAATGCCGGACTGGCCGGGACATGGAACAAATTGGGTTACGACGCGGCGAAACTCTGGGGTGATTTACTCAACGTGGAAGTCGTCTGGTTCGATGGCGAGTTTAACGGTCAAAGGCAGAGAGAGAAAATCGAATTGGCTGCCGCGGAGGACTGGGATTTCTGTGCCTTTCAGGCCCATCAGATCGACATCCTTGCGGAGCCGTGTCGGCGGCTTAAGGCTCGGGGCATCCCCATCATTGGAATGGACACTCTCATCGTCCCGGAGAACCAGCTCTTTGAAACAGGGGTCCTCGTCTATGTGACCCCTGACCACGTGAAAATGGCCGAACAAAGCACGCAGTACATGGTGGATAAAATTGGTGGTAAGGGAAAGGTTATTCACATCGGCGGCCAAAGTGAGCACAGCGGAGCGCAAGACCGTGCCCGAGGATTTCAGAACGTCATCAGCAAATACCCGGAAATCGAAGTGGTCGGTGGGGGAGTCCGCTGGTGCGACTGGCAAACAGAAAAAGCTCGAAATACGTTCGAGGTGCTCCTGGAACAAACCCAAGACCGGATTGCCGGGGCGTTTTTCCATAACGATGACATGGCGCTGGCCTGCGTGCCGTCTCTCAAGGGAACACGCCATGAGGGGATGGTCGTCACGGGCGTGGATGGTCAACGTCCCGGATTGCTGGGTGTTCGCGACGGTTTGCTGGCAGCCACCAGCGTCAATCCCGCCGCGATGATCCACATGTATGCGCTGGTGATCGGACAATTTATTGTGCGAAACCAGGAAAAATTCGACCGGCTTCTGAAGATTGTGCTCCCCTGCCCTCTCGTGTCCAAGGAATCGGGCAATCTGGACGCGATGCTCTACCTTTCAGACCCGAAGCACTGCTTAGTGTGA
- a CDS encoding cellulase family glycosylhydrolase, protein MRRTTSASFLIRLLLGITVSGSILAGALPPSAAEEKFPPPVVPQGFGVNIHFTDARPGEMEMLAASGVKWIRMDFVWGATERKRGEYDFSAYERLMNSLEKHGIRALFILDYGNPLYDDGLAPHTDEGRQAFARWAAAAAKHFRGKDILWEMYNEPNIGFWKPKPNVQDYVKLAVEVGKTLRREAPEELYIGPATSQIDLKFLEACFQGGLLEYWDAVSVHPYRQTPPETVLPEYEKLRQLIDKYAPAGKKIPIISGEWGYSAVWKNYDETRQGKYLPRQWLINISAGVPVSIWYDWHDDGPDPKEPEHHFGMVAYPYHAGRDPVYDPKPAYRAAQTLCRVLQDFRFVKTLEAEGNDAVPCWVLLFEKDKKPAIVAWCQEDGKTATIRLRIPEGRYRMTDWLGQDKGVLEVTSQPVAVEVADSPTYLVAE, encoded by the coding sequence ATGCGTCGCACCACTTCCGCTTCTTTTCTTATTCGGTTACTCCTGGGGATAACAGTGTCGGGAAGTATTCTGGCCGGAGCACTGCCCCCGAGCGCAGCGGAAGAAAAGTTCCCGCCCCCTGTTGTGCCGCAGGGTTTTGGAGTCAATATCCACTTCACGGATGCACGCCCGGGTGAAATGGAAATGCTGGCTGCTTCCGGAGTCAAATGGATCCGCATGGATTTTGTCTGGGGCGCCACCGAGCGGAAACGAGGAGAATACGATTTCTCAGCCTACGAGCGGCTCATGAACTCGCTGGAAAAACACGGGATCCGGGCCCTGTTCATTCTCGATTATGGCAATCCTCTCTATGACGATGGTCTGGCCCCCCACACTGATGAAGGGCGTCAGGCCTTCGCACGCTGGGCGGCAGCGGCTGCCAAGCATTTTCGCGGCAAGGATATCCTCTGGGAAATGTACAACGAACCCAACATCGGATTCTGGAAACCCAAGCCCAACGTGCAGGATTACGTCAAACTGGCCGTGGAAGTGGGTAAAACCCTTCGTCGAGAAGCTCCGGAAGAGCTGTATATAGGTCCCGCCACCTCCCAGATTGACCTGAAGTTCCTGGAAGCCTGTTTCCAGGGCGGGTTACTGGAATACTGGGACGCCGTTTCCGTGCACCCCTATCGTCAGACGCCCCCCGAAACCGTTCTCCCTGAGTATGAAAAGCTGCGCCAGCTCATCGATAAATACGCTCCGGCAGGCAAGAAGATCCCCATCATTTCGGGAGAGTGGGGATATTCGGCCGTATGGAAAAACTACGATGAGACGCGCCAGGGCAAATATCTGCCTCGCCAGTGGCTCATCAACATCAGTGCGGGAGTCCCGGTGTCGATCTGGTACGACTGGCACGATGACGGCCCAGATCCGAAAGAACCCGAGCACCACTTCGGAATGGTGGCCTATCCATATCATGCCGGGCGGGACCCCGTGTACGACCCCAAACCTGCCTATCGGGCAGCGCAAACACTCTGTCGAGTGCTCCAGGATTTCCGATTCGTTAAAACCTTGGAGGCCGAGGGAAATGATGCGGTCCCCTGCTGGGTGCTCCTTTTTGAAAAGGATAAAAAGCCAGCCATTGTCGCCTGGTGTCAAGAGGACGGCAAGACTGCTACCATCCGATTGCGGATACCCGAGGGACGGTACCGCATGACAGACTGGCTGGGACAAGATAAAGGTGTGCTTGAGGTTACATCCCAGCCGGTTGCCGTGGAGGTGGCCGACAGTCCGACCTATCTGGTCGCCGAATGA
- a CDS encoding sugar phosphate isomerase/epimerase family protein: protein MAELSRRRFLKAATAAVCAAHGTGWLTARTTEYLAAAESQLHIATNVYPWFTFYRREKKDFNADLDAGLAEVAAAGLDGFEPILNSPEEVDRLAPLLEKHHLEMRSFYVNTVLHDPQAADQSIEHVLVVAEKARSRLGTQFVVTNPSPISWNRQEPNIDKNDEQLEIQARALDRLGAALRERGLRLAYHNHDMELRQAAREFHHMMLATNPENVGLCLDAHWIYRGSGNSQVALFDVIKLYGSRVRELHLRQSQDGIWTEAFGPGDIDYVRLANELKRLGVRPHLVLEQAVEQGSPNTMGAREAHRKGRDYVLQLFAG from the coding sequence ATGGCTGAGCTATCTCGACGTCGCTTTCTGAAAGCAGCAACCGCCGCCGTTTGCGCGGCCCATGGCACTGGCTGGCTCACAGCTCGGACGACCGAGTATCTGGCTGCGGCAGAGAGCCAGCTCCACATAGCCACAAACGTGTATCCGTGGTTTACGTTTTATCGCCGGGAGAAGAAAGACTTCAACGCCGACCTGGACGCCGGCCTCGCAGAAGTTGCAGCGGCTGGTCTGGACGGCTTCGAGCCCATTCTCAACAGTCCGGAAGAAGTGGACAGGTTGGCGCCGCTCCTGGAAAAACATCATCTGGAAATGCGATCGTTTTATGTGAACACAGTGCTTCACGATCCTCAGGCGGCGGACCAGTCCATTGAGCATGTCCTCGTGGTTGCGGAAAAGGCACGGTCACGCCTGGGAACCCAGTTTGTGGTTACCAATCCCAGTCCGATTTCCTGGAATCGGCAGGAACCGAACATTGATAAGAACGACGAACAACTGGAAATCCAGGCCCGTGCCCTGGACCGGTTGGGTGCGGCCTTGAGAGAACGTGGGCTGAGGCTGGCGTATCACAACCACGACATGGAACTCCGGCAAGCTGCCCGCGAGTTCCACCATATGATGTTGGCAACCAATCCCGAGAATGTGGGTTTATGCTTGGATGCGCACTGGATTTACCGCGGCTCGGGAAATTCGCAGGTGGCTCTGTTCGACGTGATCAAGCTTTACGGGTCTCGGGTGCGCGAACTGCACCTCCGCCAGTCGCAAGATGGGATTTGGACCGAAGCTTTTGGGCCAGGCGATATTGACTACGTCCGTCTGGCAAATGAGCTCAAGCGTTTGGGCGTCCGTCCCCATCTCGTCCTCGAGCAGGCTGTGGAGCAGGGATCACCCAACACGATGGGGGCCCGGGAAGCTCACCGGAAAGGGCGTGATTACGTCCTCCAGCTCTTTGCTGGATGA
- a CDS encoding D-2-hydroxyacid dehydrogenase has product MRPRIVLCFPHEERHRQAIAAAAPWGNVVSVPQEQIAEELMEADIFCGHAKVPVDWDAVVKRGRLVWIQSSAAGMDHCLVPSVIASNIVVTSASGVLADQVAEHTVALMTAWLRSLPTFFWAQQREEFIRRPTRDLHRSRILIVGFGGVGRRLAQVLHVFKTHIWATDLFPVDKPAYVEKLCPPESLEEFLPEADITILALPLNDKTRGMFGQDQFARMKPGSLFVNVARGPIVRTDALIEALQKGPIAGAVLDVTDPEPLPPGHPLWKLSNVIITPHVGGQSATRADDITRLICENLRRWHTGQPLINLVSDKTAGFPFRDGSTPLWIDVCDSIPADF; this is encoded by the coding sequence ATGCGACCAAGAATCGTGCTGTGTTTTCCCCATGAGGAGCGTCATCGTCAGGCCATTGCGGCTGCTGCTCCGTGGGGGAATGTTGTCTCCGTGCCCCAGGAACAGATTGCAGAAGAGTTGATGGAGGCAGATATTTTTTGCGGGCACGCGAAAGTCCCGGTGGATTGGGACGCCGTGGTCAAACGTGGTCGTCTGGTCTGGATTCAATCGTCGGCAGCCGGGATGGATCACTGCCTGGTCCCCTCCGTCATTGCCTCCAACATCGTGGTGACAAGTGCTTCTGGTGTCCTGGCGGATCAGGTAGCGGAGCACACAGTGGCCCTGATGACGGCATGGCTGCGCAGCCTTCCCACGTTCTTTTGGGCTCAGCAGCGGGAAGAGTTTATCAGACGCCCCACACGGGATTTGCATCGGAGCCGCATCCTGATTGTGGGTTTCGGGGGTGTCGGGCGTCGCCTCGCCCAGGTGCTCCATGTTTTCAAAACGCACATCTGGGCCACGGATCTTTTCCCTGTGGATAAACCCGCGTACGTGGAAAAATTGTGCCCCCCTGAATCTCTTGAAGAATTTTTGCCCGAAGCGGACATCACGATTCTGGCATTGCCGCTCAACGATAAGACTCGGGGGATGTTTGGCCAAGACCAGTTCGCGCGGATGAAACCGGGATCGCTATTTGTGAACGTCGCCCGGGGTCCCATCGTGCGAACCGACGCCCTTATTGAGGCCCTTCAAAAAGGCCCCATCGCGGGGGCTGTGCTCGATGTGACTGACCCGGAGCCGTTGCCTCCCGGACATCCTTTGTGGAAACTCTCCAACGTAATCATTACCCCTCATGTGGGTGGGCAGTCGGCAACCCGGGCAGACGATATTACCCGACTCATTTGTGAAAACCTTCGGCGGTGGCACACGGGGCAACCCCTCATCAATCTGGTGAGCGATAAAACGGCCGGTTTTCCATTCCGGGATGGCTCAACGCCGCTTTGGATTGATGTCTGTGACTCGATCCCGGCTGATTTTTGA
- a CDS encoding OFA family MFS transporter encodes MATVKTMNRWWVVLGAILIQLALGAIYSWSVFTKALTSEPYAFSKTQTQIIFSVGLATFAFVMVVAGQLQSRLPPRAVALLGGWTLGLGYILARFVGTSFWGHVLTIGLVGGAGIGLAYVIPIAVGVRWFPDRKGMLTGLAVAGFGFGAFLWIQLAGNLGQLIARLGVANVFLVYGILFALLVTVGAIWMVNPPEGYTPPGWTSETAARVAKKTGGTREFSPWQMLRTRQFYMLWLMFVAGAMAGLMVIGIIKLFGIERLTSYYEATDLPPEQAMKRAEVTAELAMAIFFALANGLGRIGWGIISDWIGRKAALVAMLISQTIVMAGFYWLAASPALFCVGTCWIGFNFGGNFALFPAATADLFGNKNVGVNYGWVFTAYGIGGILGPILGGFFGDLAKSSQRLEAWLVPFWIAAAGCLLGTVLAALLSPPESAPSAKPSLPAGEPNTRHEAAAQR; translated from the coding sequence ATGGCAACGGTTAAAACGATGAACCGCTGGTGGGTTGTATTGGGGGCAATTCTCATCCAATTGGCCCTTGGTGCGATCTATTCCTGGAGTGTGTTCACCAAAGCGTTGACCTCCGAACCTTATGCCTTCAGTAAAACCCAGACGCAGATTATTTTTAGCGTCGGGTTGGCGACATTCGCGTTTGTCATGGTTGTGGCTGGGCAGCTCCAATCGCGATTGCCGCCGCGCGCCGTCGCTTTGTTGGGCGGATGGACGCTGGGCCTCGGTTACATTCTGGCCCGTTTTGTAGGGACCAGTTTCTGGGGTCACGTCTTAACGATCGGACTGGTCGGTGGTGCGGGGATTGGGCTAGCTTATGTGATTCCGATTGCGGTCGGGGTGCGATGGTTCCCGGATCGCAAGGGAATGCTTACGGGGTTGGCCGTCGCAGGTTTTGGTTTTGGAGCATTCCTTTGGATTCAGCTGGCGGGTAATCTTGGCCAGCTTATTGCGCGATTGGGCGTGGCCAATGTGTTTCTCGTATACGGAATTCTCTTCGCCCTTCTAGTCACGGTCGGTGCGATTTGGATGGTCAATCCCCCGGAAGGATATACTCCGCCTGGATGGACATCGGAAACCGCGGCAAGGGTGGCGAAGAAAACGGGCGGAACACGGGAGTTTTCGCCCTGGCAAATGCTTCGCACACGGCAATTTTATATGCTGTGGTTGATGTTTGTTGCCGGGGCAATGGCGGGCCTCATGGTGATTGGCATCATCAAATTGTTTGGCATCGAACGCCTGACGAGCTACTACGAAGCGACTGACCTGCCGCCGGAGCAGGCCATGAAACGGGCCGAAGTCACCGCCGAACTGGCAATGGCCATTTTCTTTGCCCTGGCCAATGGACTTGGACGGATCGGTTGGGGAATTATCTCGGACTGGATCGGTCGAAAGGCCGCGCTGGTGGCAATGCTCATTTCCCAGACCATTGTGATGGCAGGGTTCTACTGGCTGGCCGCCAGCCCGGCCCTGTTCTGTGTCGGCACGTGTTGGATTGGCTTCAACTTCGGAGGGAATTTCGCCCTTTTCCCGGCAGCCACGGCAGACCTCTTCGGTAATAAAAACGTGGGTGTCAATTACGGGTGGGTATTCACTGCCTACGGCATCGGGGGCATTTTGGGGCCGATTCTCGGCGGTTTCTTCGGCGATCTTGCAAAGAGCAGCCAGCGTTTGGAAGCCTGGCTGGTACCGTTTTGGATTGCGGCTGCGGGATGCCTTCTCGGTACCGTTCTGGCGGCACTGCTCAGTCCCCCTGAGTCGGCTCCGTCCGCCAAGCCGAGCTTGCCTGCAGGTGAACCTAACACCCGGCACGAGGCCGCCGCGCAGCGGTAA